The nucleotide window CCGGATTTTTCTGGCACTGCCTTTCATAACCACATTGCCCAAAGTGACTTGCCCATCTCCACCGACAGCCACTTGCTTGCCGCGCCGCACCGAAACGATTGTGGTGCCATGATATTGTTCCATATACATTCCTTCTGAAAACGCTACACCTCCAGCCGCCTGTAGCTCATAGCTAAACGATGGAACCAAGCGAGCTTATCTTAAGCGCGAATGCTTACTATATTTAAGGCATCATGCCAATTATCAAGAGCAACACAAAACACTTTTTGATACGCTATTTGTATGTTACTCGACGATTGGACGTAAAGGCGAGATGCGGCGTGCGCTAAATCTAATTAATCACCAAAGAGTTTTTGACGCAGTTCGCGGCGCTCTTGCGCTTCAAGCGACAAGGTGGCGGTAGGTCGAGCCAGTAAACGCGCAAGGCCGATAGGTTCGCCCGTTTCTTCACACCAACCATATTCACCTGCCTCAATGCGCTTCAGCGATTGCTGAATTTTTTTGAGTAATTTCCTTTCTCGATCTCGAGTGCGCAACTCTAGCGCATGCTCCTCTTCGATAGTGGCGCGATCAGCCGGATCAGGCACAACCACTGTCTCACGCAAATGCTCCGTAGTTTGTCCAGCGTTATGCAAAAGCTCCTCTTGCAATTGCTCGAGTCGACGTTTAAAAAACTCGAGCTGCGCTTCATTCATGTAATCCTTCTCGCCCATCTTCAGGATTTCAGCTTCTGTCAAAGATTTTTTTGTGCTCATTTAGCGGGTGCTTTCGATAGTAATACGATGTAAATCATGGCCCACCTGCCCGGCGCCATGCACAAAAACGAGTAGACTGCGGCAGTTTTTCGGCAGAGTGTCGCATATTGCACAGCGCACATCGCGACAAGGCGCTTGCCATTCTACCTCAACTTTTACTCTCGTTTGTTCATTTTGGCGGCGCTCCCGCTAATACCCAAGCAACGATCGTTTGCGCATCTGTTTCGCTCAAACGCGGATGGGATGGCATGGGAACCGCGCCCCATGCCCCCGCGCCACCTTTTTTAATTTTTTCAACTAATTGCGCTAATGCCTCAGGTTTATCCTTGTATTTAGCCGCTACCGCTAAATAAGAAGGCCCAATTCTTTTTTGGTCGGTCGTATGACAACTCATGCATGCATTACGCCGAATTAATAATTGCGCCTGCGCTGCATCGGTTGCATATACTGCGTGACTACTCACCGCACAGGTGGCGACGCTCAACCAAAGTGCCACTGTGCGTATGACCTGACGCAGAATTTTATTTAATTTACCAACCCGCATTTCGTTCTAAATAAGCCTTGGCTACTTTTGATCCGAAGACGTAGGCAAGGTTTTATTCACCCCACTGGCAGGCGCACGACCGGGCTGCGGTGGCGTGCCCAACGATAGTTTCTTAGCTTCCGTTTCAGAAATATATTGGAACACTTTCACGACTTGCAGCACACCCGGCACACGGCCCG belongs to Mycoavidus sp. B2-EB and includes:
- the dksA gene encoding RNA polymerase-binding protein DksA — its product is MSTKKSLTEAEILKMGEKDYMNEAQLEFFKRRLEQLQEELLHNAGQTTEHLRETVVVPDPADRATIEEEHALELRTRDRERKLLKKIQQSLKRIEAGEYGWCEETGEPIGLARLLARPTATLSLEAQERRELRQKLFGD
- a CDS encoding c-type cytochrome, which produces MRVGKLNKILRQVIRTVALWLSVATCAVSSHAVYATDAAQAQLLIRRNACMSCHTTDQKRIGPSYLAVAAKYKDKPEALAQLVEKIKKGGAGAWGAVPMPSHPRLSETDAQTIVAWVLAGAPPK